A DNA window from Pseudomonas sp. GD03919 contains the following coding sequences:
- the leuA gene encoding 2-isopropylmalate synthase, giving the protein MSMLKDPSKKYRPFTPIQIPDRTWPDKIIDKAPIWLSTDLRDGNQSLIEPMDAEKKMRFFKCLVAVGLKEIEVGFPSASQTDFDFVRELIEGGHIPDDVTIQVLTQARDDLIERTFESLKGAKKAIVHYYNACAPSFRKIVFNQDKAGVKAIAVAAGTTIKRLADAAPETQWGFEYSPEVFSSTEIDFAVEVCNAVIDVFQPTPANKLILNLPATIECATPNNYADQIEWFGRHVDRRDSVLISVHTHNDRGTGVAASELAVMAGADRVEGCLFGNGERTGNVCLVTLALNLYTQGVDPELDFSDIDAVRKVVEDCNQIPVHPRHPYVGDLVHTAFSGSHQDAIRKGFAQQKDDALWEVPYLPIDPADIGRDYEAVIRVNSQSGKGGITFLLEQEYGISLPRRMQIEFSQVVQRETDRLGLEMTAAQIYKLLETEYLQARSPYALKGHRLQEENGTSAVDIEVIEGAEKHHWHGIGKGPLEALAAALPVAVEVMDYSEHAIGAGTNAKAAAYIELRVNGGRALHGIGIDENLTTASFRALFSALNRALSQAESQAA; this is encoded by the coding sequence ATGAGCATGCTCAAAGACCCATCCAAGAAGTACCGCCCCTTCACCCCCATCCAGATTCCGGACCGCACCTGGCCGGACAAGATCATCGACAAGGCGCCGATCTGGCTGTCCACCGACCTGCGCGACGGTAACCAGTCGCTGATCGAGCCGATGGATGCCGAGAAGAAGATGCGCTTCTTCAAATGCCTGGTGGCCGTGGGCCTGAAGGAAATCGAAGTGGGCTTCCCGTCCGCCTCGCAGACCGACTTCGACTTCGTCCGCGAGCTGATCGAAGGCGGCCACATCCCCGACGACGTGACCATCCAGGTGCTGACCCAGGCCCGTGACGACCTTATCGAGCGCACCTTCGAGTCGCTGAAAGGCGCCAAGAAGGCCATCGTCCACTACTACAACGCCTGTGCGCCGAGCTTCCGCAAGATTGTCTTCAACCAGGACAAGGCCGGTGTCAAAGCCATCGCCGTGGCTGCCGGTACCACCATCAAGCGCCTGGCCGATGCTGCGCCGGAAACTCAGTGGGGCTTCGAGTATTCGCCGGAAGTGTTCAGCAGCACCGAAATCGACTTCGCCGTCGAGGTGTGCAACGCAGTGATCGACGTGTTCCAGCCGACCCCGGCGAACAAGCTGATCCTCAACCTGCCGGCTACCATCGAGTGCGCCACGCCGAACAACTACGCCGACCAGATCGAGTGGTTCGGCCGCCACGTCGACCGCCGCGACAGCGTGCTGATCAGCGTACACACCCACAACGACCGTGGCACCGGCGTCGCCGCCTCCGAGCTGGCCGTCATGGCCGGCGCCGATCGCGTCGAAGGCTGCCTGTTCGGCAACGGCGAGCGCACCGGCAACGTCTGCCTGGTGACCTTGGCGCTGAACCTCTACACCCAAGGCGTTGACCCGGAGCTGGACTTCTCCGACATCGATGCCGTACGCAAGGTGGTCGAGGACTGCAACCAGATTCCGGTACACCCGCGCCACCCGTACGTCGGCGACCTGGTACACACCGCATTCTCCGGCTCGCACCAGGATGCCATCCGCAAGGGCTTCGCCCAGCAGAAGGACGATGCGCTGTGGGAAGTGCCGTACCTGCCGATCGACCCGGCCGACATTGGCCGCGACTACGAGGCAGTGATTCGCGTCAACAGCCAGTCCGGCAAGGGCGGCATCACCTTCCTGCTCGAACAGGAATACGGCATCAGCCTGCCGCGCCGCATGCAGATCGAGTTCAGCCAGGTGGTGCAGCGTGAAACCGACCGCCTCGGCCTGGAAATGACCGCCGCTCAAATTTACAAGCTGCTCGAGACCGAGTACTTGCAGGCACGTAGCCCCTATGCCCTGAAAGGCCATCGCCTGCAGGAAGAGAACGGCACCAGCGCTGTGGATATCGAGGTCATCGAAGGTGCTGAAAAACACCACTGGCACGGCATCGGCAAAGGCCCGTTGGAAGCCCTGGCGGCAGCCCTGCCGGTTGCCGTCGAGGTGATGGACTACAGCGAGCACGCCATCGGTGCCGGCACCAATGCCAAGGCAGCAGCCTACATCGAGCTGCGCGTCAACGGTGGTCGCGCCCTGCACGGCATCGGCATCGACGAGAACCTCACCACCGCCAGCTTCCGCGCCCTGTTCAGCGCCCTGAACCGCGCCCTGAGCCAGGCCGAGTCACAAGCGGCCTGA
- a CDS encoding mechanosensitive ion channel family protein, with protein MPNEFDTWMGWLNEQPELLTLTATFALIVAAWLSNWIVKRILVRAIYRVVGATTLGRHGQIKESGIIKRLSHIVPALVLSSGVAVVPGMPEAVVTVTQNVCGAFIVLTIALAIGALLDILNTLYQRRPNAHLKPIKGYLQVIKIAIFAIAAILMVAALIDRSPLILLSGLGAMAAVLMLIFQDTLLSLVASVQISSSDIIRVGDWVEMPQLNADGDVIDIALHTVKVQNWDKTITTIPTKRFISDPFKNWRGMQESGGRRIKRALYLDLTSVHFLSDEEIARLRRFMLLDEYLDRKDQELQDWNARLAEYGKDPVNTRRITNIGSFRAYVEHYLRHNPNIHQNMTLLVRQLSPTADGLPLEIYCFTNTIAWNAYEGIQSDIFDHLLAILPEFGLRVFQHPSGADMRELRPMLQPAP; from the coding sequence ATGCCGAATGAGTTCGATACCTGGATGGGTTGGCTGAACGAACAGCCTGAACTGCTCACCCTCACCGCCACCTTTGCCCTGATCGTCGCCGCCTGGCTGTCGAACTGGATCGTCAAACGTATCCTGGTGCGCGCCATCTACCGCGTGGTCGGCGCGACCACCCTGGGTCGCCATGGCCAGATCAAGGAAAGCGGCATCATCAAGCGCCTGTCGCACATCGTCCCGGCGCTGGTGCTGTCCTCCGGTGTAGCCGTGGTGCCGGGCATGCCCGAAGCCGTGGTAACGGTCACGCAGAACGTCTGCGGCGCCTTCATCGTGCTGACCATCGCCTTGGCCATCGGCGCCCTGCTGGACATTCTCAACACGCTCTATCAGCGCCGGCCCAATGCGCACCTGAAGCCGATCAAGGGCTACCTGCAGGTGATCAAGATCGCCATCTTCGCCATTGCCGCGATCCTCATGGTGGCGGCGCTGATCGACCGCTCGCCGCTGATCCTGCTGTCCGGCCTCGGCGCCATGGCCGCCGTGCTGATGTTGATCTTCCAGGACACCCTGCTGTCACTGGTGGCCAGCGTGCAGATTTCCTCCAGCGACATCATCCGCGTCGGTGACTGGGTGGAAATGCCCCAGCTCAACGCTGACGGCGACGTGATCGATATCGCCCTGCACACGGTCAAGGTGCAGAACTGGGACAAGACCATTACCACCATCCCGACCAAGCGCTTCATCAGCGACCCGTTCAAGAACTGGCGCGGCATGCAGGAATCCGGCGGGCGCCGGATCAAGCGCGCGCTGTATCTCGACCTGACCAGCGTGCACTTCCTCAGCGACGAGGAAATCGCCCGCCTGCGCCGCTTCATGCTGCTCGACGAATACCTGGATCGTAAGGATCAGGAGCTGCAGGACTGGAACGCCAGGCTGGCCGAGTACGGCAAGGACCCGGTCAACACGCGCCGTATCACCAACATCGGCAGCTTCCGCGCCTATGTCGAGCACTACCTGCGTCACAACCCCAACATCCACCAGAACATGACCCTGCTGGTACGCCAGCTCAGCCCGACCGCCGACGGCCTGCCGCTGGAAATCTACTGCTTCACCAACACCATCGCCTGGAATGCCTACGAAGGTATCCAGTCCGACATCTTCGACCACCTGCTGGCCATCCTCCCCGAGTTCGGCCTGCGCGTGTTCCAGCATCCGAGCGGTGCAGACATGCGCGAACTGCGTCCGATGCTGCAGCCAGCCCCTTGA
- a CDS encoding peptidoglycan DD-metalloendopeptidase family protein produces MCLFVLALCLALPAHAEGFITRLLNKPVPGGVAVVDLGNPAQAPKVRYQGKPVLTVHEDSKRWIAIVGIPLSVKPGTQQIEVEGGQKLNFQVGAKHYAEQRITIKNQQQVTPNAENLKRIERELAEQTRAYQQFSPRQPSNLLFDRPVNGPLSSPFGLRRFFNGEERNPHSGLDFAANRGTPIKAPAAGKVILIGDYFFNGKTVFLDHGQGLISMFCHLSEIDVQLGDEIARGGHVGKVGATGRATGPHLHWNVSLNDARVDPAIFIGAFKP; encoded by the coding sequence TTGTGTCTGTTCGTCCTGGCTCTGTGCCTGGCCCTGCCCGCCCACGCCGAAGGCTTTATCACCCGCCTGTTGAACAAGCCGGTGCCGGGTGGCGTGGCGGTGGTCGACCTGGGCAACCCGGCGCAGGCGCCCAAGGTGCGCTATCAGGGCAAGCCGGTGCTGACCGTGCATGAGGACAGCAAGCGCTGGATCGCCATCGTCGGCATTCCACTCAGCGTCAAGCCGGGCACTCAGCAGATAGAGGTCGAGGGCGGCCAGAAGCTGAATTTCCAGGTCGGTGCCAAGCACTACGCCGAGCAGCGCATCACCATCAAGAATCAGCAGCAGGTCACCCCCAACGCCGAGAACCTCAAACGTATCGAGCGCGAACTGGCCGAGCAGACCCGCGCCTACCAGCAGTTCAGCCCACGCCAGCCAAGCAACCTGCTGTTCGACCGGCCAGTCAACGGCCCGCTGTCCAGCCCCTTCGGCTTGCGGCGCTTCTTCAATGGCGAGGAACGCAACCCGCATTCGGGCCTGGATTTCGCCGCCAATCGTGGCACGCCGATCAAGGCACCAGCCGCCGGCAAGGTCATCCTCATCGGCGACTACTTCTTCAACGGCAAGACGGTATTTCTCGATCACGGCCAGGGGCTGATCAGCATGTTCTGCCACCTCTCCGAGATCGACGTGCAGCTCGGCGACGAGATCGCCCGTGGCGGCCATGTCGGCAAGGTCGGCGCCACCGGGCGCGCGACCGGCCCGCACCTGCACTGGAACGTCAGCCTCAACGACGCACGGGTTGACCCGGCGATCTTCATCGGTGCGTTCAAGCCCTGA
- the xseA gene encoding exodeoxyribonuclease VII large subunit, producing the protein MINDPFARLNLDREVLSVSQLNNRARLLLEDVFAGIWVEGEISNLARPASGHIYFTLKDSQAQVRCALFRQNAARVRQALRDGLAVKVRGKVSLFEGRGDYQLILDAVEPAGDGALRLAFEALKEKLGAEGLFSTERKIALPAHPKRIGIVTSPTGAVIRDIISVFRRRAPQVELNLIPTAVQGREATAQIVRALQRADAQGYDALILARGGGSLEDLWCFNEEAVARAVAACVTPIVSAVGHETDVSIADFVADVRAPTPSAAAELLAPDSSELVQRLHNLQRRLALHMQGRLARERLRLEGASRRLRHPGERLRQQAQRLDDLDMRLRRAFNQQLANQRERLARLDARLAAQHPGRSLALLRQRLDGLATRLPRAMHSQLRSQRQQLGALAAQLQIVSPLATLGRGYSILLDERGQAVRSAAQTQPGQRLKARLGEGELDVRIEDNHIQPATLSLLD; encoded by the coding sequence ATGATCAATGACCCTTTTGCCCGCCTGAACCTCGACCGCGAGGTGCTCAGCGTCAGCCAACTGAATAACCGCGCCCGCCTGCTGCTGGAGGACGTGTTCGCCGGCATCTGGGTCGAGGGAGAAATCTCCAACCTCGCCCGCCCGGCGTCCGGCCACATCTATTTCACCCTGAAAGACAGCCAGGCCCAGGTGCGCTGCGCGTTGTTCCGGCAGAACGCCGCACGCGTGCGCCAGGCCCTGCGTGATGGCCTGGCGGTGAAGGTGCGCGGCAAGGTTTCGCTGTTCGAGGGCCGCGGCGACTACCAGTTGATTCTCGATGCCGTCGAGCCAGCCGGTGACGGCGCCCTGCGCCTGGCCTTCGAGGCACTCAAGGAAAAGCTCGGCGCCGAAGGTCTGTTCTCTACCGAACGCAAGATTGCCCTGCCCGCTCATCCCAAGCGCATCGGCATCGTCACCTCGCCCACCGGCGCAGTGATCCGCGACATCATCAGCGTGTTCCGCCGCCGCGCGCCGCAGGTGGAGTTGAACCTGATCCCCACCGCCGTACAGGGCCGCGAGGCCACGGCGCAGATCGTCCGCGCCCTGCAGCGCGCCGATGCGCAGGGTTACGACGCACTGATCCTGGCCCGTGGCGGCGGTTCGCTGGAAGATCTCTGGTGCTTCAACGAGGAGGCCGTGGCCCGCGCCGTGGCCGCCTGTGTCACGCCCATCGTCAGCGCCGTGGGCCATGAGACCGATGTATCCATCGCCGACTTCGTCGCCGACGTGCGCGCGCCGACGCCCTCGGCCGCCGCCGAACTGCTGGCCCCGGACAGCAGCGAGCTGGTGCAGCGCCTGCACAACCTGCAACGGCGCCTGGCGCTGCACATGCAGGGCCGTCTAGCCCGCGAACGCCTGCGCCTGGAAGGCGCCAGCCGACGCCTGCGCCACCCCGGCGAACGCCTGCGCCAGCAGGCCCAGCGCCTGGATGACCTGGACATGCGCCTGCGCCGCGCCTTCAACCAGCAACTGGCCAATCAACGCGAACGCCTGGCCCGCCTCGACGCACGCCTCGCCGCGCAGCATCCGGGGCGCAGCCTGGCTCTGTTGCGCCAGCGCCTCGATGGCCTGGCCACGCGCCTGCCGCGCGCCATGCACAGCCAGCTCCGCAGCCAGCGCCAGCAACTGGGTGCCCTGGCTGCGCAACTGCAGATCGTCAGCCCCTTGGCCACCCTCGGTCGAGGCTACAGCATCCTCCTCGACGAGCGCGGCCAGGCGGTGCGCAGCGCCGCGCAAACCCAGCCCGGCCAGCGTCTCAAGGCACGCCTGGGCGAAGGTGAACTAGACGTGCGCATCGAGGACAACCACATACAACCGGCGACCTTGTCGCTACTGGATTGA
- a CDS encoding LysR family transcriptional regulator produces MIIGISANPKAAAIGKTDMNISPESLQAFAQAASSGSLSAAARRLGKSQSTISEAVARLEIDLGVALFERGPRKLQLTEAGASLLAHAEEVLCASDRLARHAAGLARGQEARLTLALSDAYQPKQYEVRLQELDQRFPDLQFESLIAEQADVLDLITQGRAQLGLLAAQAAYPPHIAHARLEMSSEFGLFVAKDHPLSKLPRVRQDDLSRWRLLRLSSVAHVDANTDELPGSGGRCWAAPDYLMLLEMARLGFGWAELPRQLVDAYGFGGLHELPCNGWPRRVTVDAIWSRQRELGPVAAWLLGRLLEDS; encoded by the coding sequence ATGATCATCGGAATATCAGCCAATCCAAAGGCAGCTGCCATCGGCAAAACCGATATGAATATTTCCCCCGAATCCCTCCAGGCCTTCGCCCAAGCCGCCAGCAGCGGCTCGCTCAGCGCTGCAGCGCGGCGCCTGGGCAAAAGCCAGTCGACCATCAGCGAGGCCGTCGCGCGCCTGGAGATCGATCTGGGCGTGGCATTGTTCGAACGCGGCCCACGTAAGCTGCAGCTGACCGAAGCCGGTGCCAGCCTGCTGGCCCACGCTGAAGAAGTGCTCTGCGCCAGCGACCGCCTGGCGCGACACGCCGCAGGCTTGGCCAGAGGCCAGGAGGCGCGACTGACCCTGGCACTGTCCGACGCCTACCAGCCGAAACAATACGAAGTTCGCCTGCAGGAACTGGATCAGCGCTTCCCCGATCTGCAGTTCGAAAGCCTGATCGCCGAACAGGCCGATGTGCTCGACCTGATCACCCAGGGCCGCGCGCAGCTGGGACTGCTCGCCGCGCAAGCGGCCTATCCACCGCATATCGCCCACGCCCGCCTGGAAATGAGCAGCGAGTTCGGCCTGTTCGTGGCCAAGGATCATCCGCTGAGCAAGCTGCCACGAGTGCGCCAGGACGACTTGTCGCGCTGGCGTCTGCTGCGCCTGAGCAGCGTTGCCCATGTCGATGCGAACACGGACGAGTTGCCCGGCAGCGGCGGACGCTGCTGGGCCGCGCCGGACTACCTGATGCTGCTGGAGATGGCCCGCCTGGGCTTCGGCTGGGCCGAACTGCCCAGGCAACTGGTCGATGCCTACGGCTTTGGCGGCCTGCATGAGCTGCCCTGCAATGGCTGGCCACGGCGGGTCACGGTGGACGCCATCTGGTCGCGCCAGCGTGAACTTGGCCCGGTGGCAGCCTGGCTGCTCGGGCGTCTGCTCGAAGACAGTTGA
- a CDS encoding multidrug/biocide efflux PACE transporter, producing MTHPLPRSLRERIGHALAFEGIAVLICAPAMAWFMDKPLLHLGVLTLMFSTVAMLWNMLFNYLFDRAQSRLGFERGLWARVSHALLFEVGLIVALVPLAAWWLSIGLLEALLLDIVLILFFLPYTLAFNWIYDLLRARWLAQRQAQLDDAVCRGA from the coding sequence ATGACTCACCCCCTGCCGCGCTCCCTGCGTGAGCGCATCGGTCACGCCCTGGCCTTCGAAGGTATTGCCGTGCTTATCTGCGCACCGGCCATGGCCTGGTTCATGGACAAGCCACTGCTGCACCTGGGTGTGCTGACCCTGATGTTCTCAACCGTGGCGATGCTGTGGAACATGCTGTTCAACTACCTGTTCGACCGCGCACAGAGTCGTCTGGGCTTCGAGCGCGGCCTGTGGGCGCGGGTCAGTCATGCGCTGCTGTTCGAGGTGGGCCTGATCGTCGCACTGGTGCCATTGGCTGCCTGGTGGCTGTCGATTGGCCTGCTCGAGGCGCTGCTGCTGGATATCGTGCTGATTCTGTTTTTTCTGCCCTACACCCTGGCGTTCAACTGGATCTATGACCTGTTGCGTGCGCGTTGGCTGGCCCAACGTCAGGCGCAGCTGGACGATGCGGTCTGTCGAGGGGCTTGA